Proteins encoded in a region of the Deltaproteobacteria bacterium genome:
- the bioF gene encoding 8-amino-7-oxononanoate synthase, with amino-acid sequence MGVADRIAAEELSRLEAEGLLRALEPLESPQGARVRVGGRELVNLSSNDYLGLANAPELAEAVARAAQTGTGAGASRLIVGSLPIHAELERALAEHEGAEAALLFGSGYSANVGVVQALVGAGDAVFSDALNHASLIDGARLSRATVHVYPHLDLADLERALASSTARRKLIATDSVFSMDGDLAPLPELVALAKKQNAMLVVDEAHATGVFGARGGGLCEAESCAADIDVRVGTLSKGAGSYGAFAVGSRTVIALLANRARSFVFSTALPPTVCAASLAALEQIRNPARREALWRNVHHFARGLRALDLPAEPRSPIFPIVLGTPERALDAASKLRARGVLAKAIRPPTVPPGTSRLRLSLSAGHTLADLDLALDALRAALR; translated from the coding sequence ATGGGCGTGGCCGATCGCATCGCCGCTGAAGAGCTTTCGCGGCTCGAGGCCGAGGGACTGCTGCGTGCGCTCGAGCCACTGGAGTCGCCGCAGGGTGCCCGCGTGCGCGTGGGCGGGCGCGAGCTCGTCAACCTCTCCAGCAACGACTACCTGGGGCTCGCGAACGCGCCGGAGCTGGCGGAGGCCGTCGCGCGCGCGGCTCAAACGGGCACGGGCGCAGGCGCGTCGCGGCTCATCGTGGGCTCGCTGCCGATTCACGCGGAGCTCGAGCGCGCGCTGGCCGAGCACGAGGGCGCCGAGGCCGCACTGCTCTTCGGCTCCGGATATTCGGCGAACGTGGGCGTGGTGCAGGCGCTCGTGGGCGCCGGCGACGCGGTCTTCTCCGACGCGCTGAACCACGCGAGCCTCATCGATGGCGCGCGGCTCTCGCGTGCGACGGTGCATGTCTATCCGCACCTCGATCTCGCGGACCTCGAGCGCGCGCTCGCGTCGTCGACCGCGCGCCGCAAGCTCATCGCCACCGACTCGGTGTTCAGCATGGACGGCGACCTCGCGCCGCTGCCCGAGCTGGTGGCGCTCGCGAAGAAGCAGAACGCGATGCTCGTGGTCGATGAAGCCCACGCGACCGGCGTCTTCGGCGCGCGCGGAGGCGGGCTCTGCGAAGCCGAGAGCTGCGCGGCGGACATCGACGTGCGCGTGGGCACGCTCTCCAAGGGCGCGGGCTCGTACGGCGCGTTCGCGGTCGGCTCGCGCACGGTGATCGCCCTCCTCGCGAATCGCGCCCGCTCGTTCGTCTTCTCCACCGCGCTGCCGCCGACCGTCTGCGCCGCGTCGCTGGCCGCGCTGGAGCAGATTCGAAATCCCGCTCGACGCGAAGCGCTCTGGCGCAACGTGCACCACTTCGCGCGCGGCCTGCGCGCGCTCGACCTGCCGGCTGAGCCGCGCTCGCCCATCTTTCCCATCGTGCTCGGGACGCCGGAGCGCGCGCTGGACGCCGCGTCGAAGCTGCGCGCGCGGGGCGTGCTCGCCAAGGCCATTCGGCCTCCGACGGTGCCGCCCGGGACGAGCCGGCTGCGGCTCTCGCTCTCCGCGGGGCACACGCTCGCCGACCTCGACCTCGCGCTCGATGCCCTGCGAGCCGCGCTCCGATGA
- the bioA gene encoding adenosylmethionine--8-amino-7-oxononanoate transaminase, which yields MSRERHARLAALDKAHVWHPFTQMQGWDEEDPLIIERAEGSWLIDDEGKRYLDGVSSLWVTVHGHRKKELDDAVCAQLDRVAHSTLLGLASVPSLELAAELVKRAPAGLTKVFYSDSGSTSVEVALKMAFQFWRQSGRPERKRFLALGEAYHGDTLGSVSVGGMELFHDIFRPLLFDVLRAPTSYCYRCPLGKTFPSCESACAGEMERMIAEHAHELAAVVVEPLMQGAAGMIAQPKGYLARVAAACRKHDVLLVVDEVATGFGRTGTLFACEQEGVTPDLLCVAKGLTGGYLPLAATLATQKIFDAFRGPFESRRTFFHGHTYTGNPLACAAALANLALFDREHTLDHVRDLEPTMQRGLAAIAELPHVGDIRRRGMMIGIELVKERATKSEYDYATRMGHRVICEARERGVVIRPLGNVVVLMPPLSISSDELALLLDVTRASIERVTA from the coding sequence ATGAGTCGCGAACGCCACGCGCGCCTGGCCGCGCTGGACAAGGCACACGTCTGGCACCCGTTCACCCAGATGCAGGGCTGGGACGAGGAAGATCCGCTCATCATCGAGCGCGCCGAGGGCAGCTGGCTCATCGATGACGAGGGCAAGCGCTACCTGGATGGCGTCAGCTCGCTCTGGGTCACCGTGCACGGCCACCGCAAGAAGGAGCTCGACGACGCCGTGTGCGCCCAGCTCGATCGCGTGGCGCACTCCACCCTGCTCGGACTCGCGAGCGTGCCCTCGCTGGAGCTCGCCGCGGAGCTGGTGAAGCGCGCGCCCGCAGGCTTAACCAAAGTGTTCTATTCGGACTCGGGCTCCACGAGCGTCGAAGTGGCGCTGAAAATGGCGTTCCAGTTCTGGCGCCAGAGCGGCCGGCCCGAGAGAAAGCGCTTCCTCGCGCTGGGCGAGGCGTACCACGGCGATACGCTGGGCTCGGTGAGCGTCGGCGGCATGGAGCTCTTCCACGACATCTTCCGGCCGCTGCTCTTCGACGTGCTCCGCGCGCCCACCAGCTATTGCTACCGCTGCCCGCTGGGGAAGACGTTCCCCTCGTGCGAGAGCGCGTGCGCCGGCGAGATGGAGCGGATGATCGCGGAGCACGCGCACGAGCTGGCGGCCGTGGTCGTGGAGCCGTTGATGCAGGGCGCCGCGGGGATGATCGCCCAGCCCAAGGGCTACCTCGCGCGCGTGGCGGCCGCGTGTCGCAAGCACGATGTGCTGCTCGTCGTCGACGAGGTGGCGACGGGATTCGGTCGAACCGGGACGCTCTTCGCCTGCGAGCAGGAGGGCGTGACGCCGGATCTGCTCTGCGTCGCGAAGGGGCTCACCGGCGGCTACCTGCCGCTCGCGGCCACGCTGGCCACGCAGAAGATCTTCGACGCCTTCCGCGGGCCGTTCGAGAGCAGGCGCACCTTCTTCCACGGGCACACCTACACGGGAAACCCGCTCGCGTGCGCGGCCGCGCTGGCCAACCTGGCGCTCTTCGATCGCGAGCACACGCTCGATCACGTGCGCGATCTCGAGCCGACGATGCAGCGCGGGCTCGCGGCCATCGCCGAGCTGCCGCACGTGGGCGACATTCGCCGACGCGGGATGATGATCGGCATCGAGCTCGTCAAAGAACGCGCCACGAAGAGCGAATACGACTACGCGACGCGAATGGGTCATCGCGTGATCTGCGAGGCGCGCGAGCGTGGCGTGGTGATCCGGCCACTGGGAAATGTCGTGGTGCTGATGCCGCCGCTGTCCATCTCCAGCGACGAACTGGCGCTGCTGCTCGACGTGACGCGCGCGTCGATCGAGCGGGTCACGGCCTGA
- the bioD gene encoding dethiobiotin synthase, whose protein sequence is MRGLFVTGTDTGVGKTAVSCAIAAHARAHGVALAVMKPAETGCTDTAPEDALALRDAAGSTDPLELVCPYRLPEPLAPAVAARRAGRTLSISHVVDCARKLGEARPLLVEGAGGLLVPFTERETNADLIGALGLPVLVVARAGLGTINHTALTVEALRARKLEIRAVVLNATSEPDLSAQDNAREIARLTGSQVFGPLAFVSDPRARRDQLFRFAGGKIDPLIWLA, encoded by the coding sequence ATGCGCGGGCTCTTCGTCACCGGCACGGACACCGGCGTGGGCAAAACCGCGGTGAGCTGCGCGATCGCGGCGCATGCGCGCGCCCATGGCGTGGCGCTCGCGGTGATGAAGCCGGCCGAGACGGGCTGCACCGACACGGCTCCGGAGGACGCGCTCGCCCTCCGCGACGCCGCCGGATCCACGGATCCGCTCGAGCTGGTGTGTCCCTATCGCTTGCCCGAGCCGCTCGCGCCCGCGGTGGCTGCGCGGCGCGCCGGGCGGACGCTCTCGATTTCGCACGTCGTCGACTGCGCTCGGAAGCTCGGCGAGGCGCGGCCGCTGCTCGTGGAAGGTGCAGGCGGCCTGCTGGTGCCGTTCACGGAGCGTGAAACCAACGCCGACCTCATTGGCGCGCTGGGCTTGCCCGTGCTGGTCGTGGCGCGTGCGGGGCTGGGGACCATCAATCACACCGCGCTCACGGTGGAGGCGCTGCGCGCGCGCAAGCTGGAGATTCGCGCGGTGGTGCTCAACGCCACCAGCGAGCCGGATCTCTCCGCGCAGGACAACGCGCGCGAGATTGCGCGACTCACCGGTTCGCAAGTTTTCGGACCGCTCGCATTCGTGTCGGATCCGCGCGCGCGACGAGATCAACTTTTCCGATTTGCGGGCGGAAAAATCGATCCGCTGATTTGGCTCGCCTAG
- a CDS encoding superoxide dismutase: MSEKKYEAKTYPHLKGLKGISDALLETHFALYAGYVKNTNLLTDELQKLLKEGKAAGANPAYAEMTRRLGFEYNGMVLHEYYFGNLKPSGGDLDRSSKLAKEMEKSFGSVDTWLTDFRAVATMRGVGWAIMFQDPTTKLLSNHWVTLHNDGNPAGYTPILVMDAWEHAFVPDYKPTERAKYVDSFFQNIDWKAAESRLR, from the coding sequence ATGTCCGAGAAGAAGTACGAGGCGAAGACCTATCCCCACCTGAAGGGCCTCAAGGGCATCAGCGACGCGCTGCTGGAGACCCACTTCGCGCTCTACGCGGGCTACGTGAAGAACACGAACCTGCTCACCGACGAGCTCCAGAAGCTGCTCAAGGAGGGCAAGGCCGCGGGCGCGAACCCGGCGTACGCCGAGATGACCCGGCGCCTGGGCTTCGAGTACAACGGCATGGTCCTGCACGAGTACTACTTCGGCAACCTGAAGCCCTCGGGCGGCGACCTCGATCGCTCCAGCAAGCTGGCCAAGGAGATGGAGAAGTCGTTCGGCTCCGTCGACACCTGGCTCACCGACTTCCGCGCGGTGGCCACCATGCGCGGTGTGGGCTGGGCGATCATGTTCCAGGACCCGACCACCAAGCTGCTCAGCAACCACTGGGTCACGCTGCACAACGACGGCAACCCGGCGGGCTACACGCCCATCCTGGTGATGGACGCCTGGGAGCACGCGTTCGTGCCGGACTACAAGCCCACCGAGCGCGCCAAGTACGTGGACTCGTTCTTCCAGAACATCGACTGGAAGGCCGCCGAGTCGCGCCTCCGCTAG
- a CDS encoding outer membrane lipoprotein carrier protein LolA, producing the protein MALVSLVLFTGAKPAPKLKPAAATKSAATAKPVATAKPEVKAEASAGVAMDPEVRKIVDAMQAFYEKNQDFEAHFDQSYHYATFNRTQQSSGTVVFRKPRPNGNGELLAPAMRWDYDKPDPKSIVVTGGLVYMYQPEAQQLTKAPLNMQKLSASVTFLWGQGQLANEFYITRLADKPGVVLQLVPKKSDPRFDRIFMEVDPKTFQVIGTTVVDPDGSTNHMTFSNVKLDQNVPNERFVPKVPEGTQVIDMTKTPAQ; encoded by the coding sequence ATGGCGCTCGTTTCGCTCGTGCTCTTCACCGGCGCCAAGCCCGCGCCGAAGCTCAAGCCCGCGGCGGCGACGAAGTCCGCGGCGACGGCCAAGCCCGTGGCGACGGCCAAGCCCGAGGTGAAGGCCGAGGCTTCGGCGGGCGTGGCCATGGATCCGGAAGTAAGAAAGATCGTGGATGCGATGCAGGCCTTCTACGAGAAGAACCAGGACTTCGAGGCCCACTTCGACCAGAGCTACCACTACGCCACGTTCAACCGGACGCAGCAGAGCTCGGGCACCGTCGTGTTCCGCAAGCCGCGTCCCAACGGCAACGGCGAGCTGCTCGCGCCGGCCATGCGCTGGGACTACGACAAGCCGGATCCCAAGAGCATCGTGGTCACCGGCGGGCTCGTGTACATGTACCAGCCCGAGGCGCAGCAGCTCACCAAGGCGCCGCTCAACATGCAGAAGCTGTCGGCGAGCGTGACCTTCCTCTGGGGCCAGGGCCAGCTCGCGAACGAGTTCTACATCACGCGCCTGGCCGACAAGCCCGGCGTGGTGCTGCAGCTCGTGCCCAAGAAGTCGGACCCGCGCTTCGACCGGATCTTCATGGAGGTCGATCCCAAGACGTTCCAGGTGATCGGCACCACCGTGGTGGATCCGGATGGATCCACCAACCACATGACCTTCAGCAACGTGAAGCTGGACCAGAACGTGCCGAACGAGCGCTTCGTGCCGAAGGTCCCCGAGGGCACCCAGGTCATCGACATGACCAAGACGCCGGCCCAGTAG